One Kushneria konosiri genomic window, GTTTGGACGCAAAAAACATCACCCGGGGAAGTTTGGACGAGTGCTGATGCTGGCCCTGGTAACGGCAATGGCATTTCAATCATCGCAGGCTTCGGAAACGGCCAAAACGCCAGTGCCTGACACCCTGACGTGGACGGTACCTTTTGGCGTCGGTGGCGGTACCGATGTCTGGGCACGGTTCATGTCCCACTGGGTGGGCGAGTCGCTTGAGAATCATCCGGCCATTGTCATCAACAATGTGCCGGGTGGCGGCTCGATTACCGGCGCGAATCTTTTCTATAGCCGCGCACGCAGCAATGGCGCCGAAATGATCGTCACCTCGGCCTCAACCCAATACCCGGCCATGCTGAAAGACCCCAGGGTTCGGTTCGACTACAGTCGCTGGACGCCCATTATTGCGGCCCCCACCGGTGGGGTAGTGTATGCCCAGTCCAGCATGGGCGAGGACCCCAAAAAGATCATGGAGCACCTGCGCCAGCATGAGACCAAGTTCGGCGCCCAGACCCCGACCGGTCTGGAACTGCCGATTCTGCTGGCCTTTGACATGCTGGGACTACAGGTCGACCCGGTGTTTGGCATGCGCAGCCGCGGCGAAGGACGCCTGGCCTTTGAACGAGGCGAGGCCGGCATCGATTTTCAGACAACCTCGGCCTACTTCAGTAGCGTCACCCCACTGGTCAAATCAGGTCAGGCCGTTCCCCTGTTTTCACTGGGCGTCATGAACGATGACAACATCATCGTGCGCGACCCTGCCTTCCCGGACCTGCCGACCTTCAGCGAGCTCTATCTCGCCCAGCCAGACACCAGCCGTGACGACATGGCCTATCAGGTCTATCACAAGTTTTTCGCCTCGGGATATGCCCTCCAGAAGCTGCTGCTGGTCCCCAGGGATATCGATGCCTCACTGCTTGCGACCTATCTTGATGCCGCCCGGAAGCTGGCCAAAAACCCCGAGTTTCTGGAAGCCGCGCGTCAGCGCATCGGGCCCTATGACCCGGTCACAGGCGAGGTCGCGGCCCGTCAGCTTGAAGCGGCCATGCAGATGAGTCAGGAGCGCCGTCAATGGATCGTCGATTGGCTCAAGCAAAGGCACGACATTCGTGTGGTGACGCAATGAATTTGAGCCTTCCTGAAACAATCGCATCACATCAGGTAATCGAGGACCTGCATCATGTTTGAATCAATGGTCTCAGGGATCGGTCAGATCCTGACGGTCTCCCATCTTTTATATATGTGCCTTGGCGTCTCGGTAGGGCTGCTGGTCGGTATCATTCCGGGCCTGGGCGGAATTGCCGGAATGGCGCTGCTGCTTCCCTTCCTTTATGGCATGGACCCCGGCCTGGCCCTGGGTATGCTGATGGGCATGGTGGCGGTCATTCCCACCGGAGATACCTTCGCCTCGGTTCTGATGGGCATCCCCGGTTCGAGCTCCTCTCAGGCCACCGTCATGGACGGCTTTCCGCTGGCCAAAAAGGGGCAGGCTGCCCGCGCCCTTTCAAGTGCCTTTCTGTCATCACTGTGTGGCGGGGTCATTGGTGCGCTGATCCTGACCATTTTCATCCTGATGGCTCGACCGCTGGTCCTGGGCTTTTCCTCATCAGAGCTTTTTGTTCTGACCATGCTGGGTCTGGCCATGGTGGCGGTACTCTCCGGCGGTCAGCTCTTCAAGGGCATTGCCGCCTGCGGCCTGGGGCTACTGGTTGGCGCCATGGGGACGGCACCGGCCACGGGCGAATTTCGTCTTAACATGGGTATCGAGTATCTGTTTGACGGTATCCCGCTGGTCGTCGTGGGTCTGGGTATTTTTGCCATCCCGGAAATCATCGAGCTGATGATTCAGAAAAGCAGCATCGCACGGGATCAGGCCGGACTGGGCAAGGGCTGGAAACGCGGCGTTCTGGATGTCTGGCAAAATCGTGGACTGGTCGCTCGCTGCGCCGGGATCGGCAGTATCATCGGCACCATCCCCGGGCTTGCCGGCTCGGTGGTCGACTGGCTGACCTACGGCTATGCCAGCCGAACGGTCAAGGGTGAAAAGCATTTTGGTCAGGGCGACATTCGTGGCGTCATTGCGCCTGAATCTGCCAATAACGCCTGTGCCTGCGGTGCCATGGTGCCGACGCTGCTGTTTGGTGTGCCCGGCTCGGGTACAGCCGCCATTTTCCTGGGCGGCCTGCTGCTGCTGGGGCTTGAGCCCGGTGTCAGCATGATCACCACGCATCTGGATCTGACCTACAACATTATCTGGTCGCTGGCGCTGGCCAACATTCTGGGCGCCGCCTTTTGCCTGATGCTGGCAAGACCCGTGGCACAGCTGACGCGCGTCCCGTTTGCCCTGATCGCGCCCGTCATCACGATGCTGGTGCTGTTTGCCGCCTATCAGGCAACGCGCTCGCTGGGAGACTGGTACTCCCTGATTGCCATAGGCGCCATTGGCCTGATGTTCAAGCAGGCCGGCTGGTCCAGACCGGCCTTTCTAATCGGATTTGTACTGGCGCCCGGCGCTGAAACGTATTTCTATCAGAGCATTCAGTTCAATGGTCTGGCCGGGTTTATGCGCCCGGGGGTTCTGATCATCCTGTCGATCACTGCACTGGCACTGCTCTACCCGCTGGGCAGAAAGCTGCTGGCACGTCGCCGAAATACGGCCTCTGACAAGACAGCGGCAACCACCGTCGTTGAAAAGACCCAGGCAACATGGGGCGTTGTGGACATGATCCTGGTCGTGGGCATGCTGCTGGTCGCGGCCCTGTCCTGGTACGACGTCCGTGACATCTCCTTTATCGCCCATGTCTTCCCGATGCTCTCCATTGTCTTTCTGGGCGGTGGTGCTCTGGCGGTCGCCATTCAGATTCGAACGGAAGGCGCCATTCGTGTCGAGCAGCCGGCTCTTCAGGGCCTGTGCTGGCTGGCCGGTCTTCTGATGGTTGTTGTCGTGGCCTCTGTACTGGGATTTGTCAGCACTGCTGCCCTGGGCAGTCTTCTTTTCCTGACATTTGTGGCAAGGGCACACTGGCTGACCATCGTATTGATCACGCTGGGGATCGTGGCCTTTTTGCTCGGCATGCAATCGCTCCTTTCACTCCAATATCCTTCAGGCCTGCTGGACGGTCTGATTCTTCCCTCCAGTTGAAACAAGTGACGACGCAAACAAGCCCCGCCATGTGCGGGGCTTTTTTACGCGACGAACAGGCATCATCAGTGTCCACGGTACTCATCAAGCCAGAGCTTGCGAGGCCGCAATGGCGCCTTAACAGAGCACGACCCACACAACCACAAGATATAAGAATCCACTTAAAAAAACGTAATGCATACATGAATACACACAATCTCATCTAATATAGCCGCTCCTACCAAAGCACTACAAAAGACGATTATTTATGACACGCAGCGCACAGCGCATCGATTGGATCGATGCGGCCAAGGGGGCCTGTATTCTCGCGGTGGTGGTGTACCACTTCGATATTTTCATCTATCAGGGCATGCATGGCGGGCATCCCATTGTCGCCTTGTGGGATGGTGTCATTTCGGCGCTCAGGCCGTTGCGCATGCCGCTTTTCTTTTTGATTTCGGGCTATCTGGCCAGTACCAGCATCAGCCGTCGCAGCTGGGCGCAGATACGAACCAAAAAGATTGCCTCACTACTCTGGGTATATGTTCTCTGGGCGGTCATCTACTGGGTCATCGTGGTTCATATCCTGCCCGGAAATCCCTGGTTTGAAAGCAGCTTCAATCAGGATATGACCATGAAGGATTTTATCCGACGCATGGTGACGGCCAACATTTCCCTCTGGTATCTGTACGCGCTGGTTCTCTATTTCATGGCGGCCAAGCTGATGCGCTCTGCCACCATCGCCATCGGCCTTGGCATCGTGGCCAATATTGCCACGTACCTTGTGTTTGATCCTTCCAACTGGGGCATGCGCAGTCTGGTCGGCTATTTCGTGTTTTTTGCGATCGGCGCCTACGCCAGGGATTTCATCACCACACATTACGCCGCCTTCAACCTCAAGCGCTTTACGGCAACTCTGGCATTGACGTTGCTGGGCTTGGCCATTGCCGGTCATTTCAGTCTGCTGGGCGCGCCCGGCGTTGAGATGCTGCTGGGTGTGGTGATGGTCTCAACAACCATCGACGCCTTTGCACTGGCCTGTCGCCACATGAATCTGCACTACCTGTGCCTGATTGGCCGTCAGACCCTGCCAATTTACGTGATGCACCGCATCGTGCTGCATTTCATGTCGCCCTATATGCCAGAGACCACCAACAGCTTTTTGATCGCCATTGAGCCCGTGATCGCGACGCTTGCCATCACGGTCGCCTGTCTGATGCTCTATCATGGCCTGCTGCACTCCAGCACCAAGGCGCGCGGCCTGTTTGCCATGCCGCACACCGTGCGTCGCGTCGCGTATCGCGCTGGCGTCTTGAAGCCGGTGTAACCAACCCGGGCCCCTGCCGATGTGATTCGACAGGGGCCCGGTGGATTTATAGTGAAGGGCCGTACTAGCGTGGATATCCGCCGTACTATCCATCCCGCCCGTCAAAGCCATCCTGCCCGTCAGCGCCATCCTGTCCGTCGATACCCTTACCGCCGTCGCCGCCATCGCCTCCCGGGCCACCATCGCCGCCGTCACCGCCTCGGCCGCCATTTCCTCCTTTACCTCCGGCACCGCCCTTGCCACCGTTGCCCCATCTATACCGGCCACGCCTGCCCCACCGTGACCGCCCTGCGGACAGGCCGTCGTGCCGTGTTTACCGTCTTCGCCCGGCGCACCGTTGAGCTGGCGACAGTCCGTGGGATTGTCGCCAGCGAGTACCGGGCCGGATGCTGACGTCAGCAGCATGGCGCCTGTCAGAAGGATTGTTTTGGCAATGCGCATTGAAGCCTCCTTTGACGTTGCAGGACCTGTCCATGGTTTGGTCAGCCCCATGACGTTCCCTTCAACTGAAGAAATCTTCAAGACGACTCTACCAACTTCGTTCGGACGTGCCACCATGACAGTATCTTTCTGACCATGGGTGTTTCATGACCATCGCTTCTCTCAACGACTGCCGCCACTGGGTCTTCGATATGGATGGCACACTGACCGTGGGCATTCATGACTTTGCGTTCATTCGACGTGAGCTTGAAGTGCCGGATGACAGCGACATTCTCGAACATCTCGAATCGCTGCCAGAGGCCGAGCGCCGGGCCAGCCACGAATGGCTGATGGCGCATGAGCGCGAACTGGCGGCGCGCTCGACGCCTGCAGACGGCGCCATGGCACTGATCCGGGAGCTGTGTGAGCGCGATGTTCGATTGGGCATTCTGACGCGCAATGCACGTGAGCTGGCGCACATCACGCTGGAGGTGATCGGACTGGCGCAGTGCTTTGATCGCGCTGATGTGCTGGGTCGCGAAGACGCTGCGCCCAAGCCGCATCCGGAGGGGCTTGAGCACTTCATCAAACGCTGGGGCGTGGCGCCCTCGGAGATCGTGATGGTCGGCGATAGCCCGCTGGACATGCAGTGCGGGCGCGCAGCGGGCACCCGTACCGTGCTGGTCAATGTGCCGGAGAATGCCTGTCCCGAGGCCACCGACCATCACCTGGCCGATTGTCATGCGCTGATGGCCGCGCTGCGCCGGTCATGATGCGGCCTGCATACAGGGAACCGGACAAGAGCTCAGTTGCAGACCGAACGCTCGGTGTCACAGGCCTTCAGGTCGATGTCCACCGGTTGCGTGCGTACCCCGGCCACTACCAGCGCCGCACCGGCCAACAGCATCGTGCTGGCCGTGGCGCAGACGGCGAGTACACCGCCGATGCCAAAGACAACGCCTCCCGCGGCCGCCCCCAGGGCGATGGCCAGCTGAATCGATGCGACGATCAAGCCGCCGCCGCTTTCGGCTTCATCCGGCACGACACGAGTGATCCAGGTCGACCAGGCCACCGGCACGGCGCCAAAGGCGAACCCCCACAGTGCGACCATGAGCGCATCAGTCCCCATTGAGTAGCCGCCCAGCGTCGCCAGCAACCAGCCCAGCAGACCCATGATCAACGGCATTAGCAGCAACGTTAGACGCAAGCTGCGCTCAAGCAGGTATCCCGCGGCCAGAGTCCCGACGAAGTTTGCCACTCCGAACGCCAGCAGGGTCGATGACAGCGCATTGATGCCCATGTGCGACACGCCTTCGAGAAACGGACGGACATAGGTAAAGAAAGCGAAATGACCGCAGAACACGAGCAGGATGGCCACGAAGCCGACCATCATGCCCGGCCGCTTCATAACGCTCACCAGCGTACCTGGCGGCGAAGGCCGCTCCGGCGTCATGCGCGGCAGGGTGGCATACTGAAACATCAGCGTCAGCACCGATATGGCCGTCGTGAGCAGAAACACGTTACGCCAGCCGACCAGCTCGCCGAGATAGCTGCCCAGTGCCGCGGCACTGATGGTGGCAATGGGAACGCCGGCAAACAGTATCGATAGTGCGCGGGGCACGTCGTGCTCCGGCACCAGTCGCATGACGGTAGCGGCGGAGAGTGCCCAGAATCCGCCCAGCGCCACGCCCAGCAGCATCCGCCCGGCCAGCAGCCAGATCAGATCCGGCGCATAGGCGACCAGTAGATTGGCGGAAATCATCAGTAGCGAAAACGCCAGCAGCACGTGGCGACGGTCGAGCCGCTGGGTGACAGAGGTCACCAACAGCCCCGACAGTAACGCCACCACCGCTGTCACCGTGACGGCCTGTCCCGCCTGGCCCTCGCTGATCGCCAGCGAGTTCGCCATTGGCGTCAGCAAACTCGCCGGTAGAAACTCGGCCATCACCAGGCTGAACACGCCCAGCGTCAACGAGAAAACAGCGCGCCAGGCGCCTCGTGACGCGCCCGGTGCAGGCGAATCGTGCAGGTCATTCGTCATGTGGGACATCCATTGATCATCGAGATGCCGCATAGACTAAAGTAGCACCCCGGAACCGACCATCATTAAAGCTCTAAAATCCTCGATCAAAGTGATAAAACCCTCAATGTCTCAGCTGGCCACCCTACGCCCGCGCGTAACCTTCGACCGGCCGATGCTGCCGGAGTCCTGTCGCGATATGCAGACGTGATGGGCGCCAGCATTGTCCATGGCTGAGTCAAATGTGACGGCACAGAGACCCGCGGTATAAACCACGCGCACAACAATGGTGAGGAACAGGCATTTGACTGCGACGACCGATCGCACAACCGCTATCCTGATCCATCGCTCTGCCCCAGAATGGGGCACTTTTTTGTTTTGAAGGGAATGTTGTGGCATGTCATCGGTGAGCTATACGAACAAGGGATCTCGGGCGGCACTGGCGCTGGCAGGCCTGTTGCTGGTGGCCATCAACCTGAGACCGGCGCTGACCAGCGTCTCGCCGGTACTTAAAAATATCGCCGAGGGGCTGTCGCTATCACCGGCCGCACAGGGGGTTCTGACCACGCTGCCAGTGATCTGTCTCGGACTGGCTGCGCCGCTGGCGCCTAAAATGTCACGACGCATCGGGCCCGAGCGCACCATTTTCATCATTTTGATCCTGCTGGCCGTGACGCTGCTGGTGCGCCCCTTCAGCGGTATGCTGGGGCTTTTCGTATTCACCGCACTGGCCGGGGCCTGCATCGGCATCATGAACGTCCTGCTGCCGGGCATCGTCAAGCGCGACTTCCCGACCCGGGTCAGTCTCATGACCGGCCTTTATACCGTGGCGCTCAATCTGGGCGCTTCGATGGCCGCCGGCGCTACCGAGCCGCTGCGTCAGGCCTTTGGTCATCAGTGGGCGCCCTCGCTCGCCTTCTGGCTGGTACCGGCCGTCATTGCCGCGCTGATCTGGATTCCCCAGCTTCGTGTCACGCATACCGTTCGCGTGCGCCCACGGGATGGTCATTCTCTCTATCGCAATGGACTGGCCTGGCAGGTGACGCTCTTCATGGGGCTGCAGTCATCACTGGCCTACACGGTGTTCGGCTGGCTGCCGACCATTTTGCAGGACCGTGGCGTGGCACCGGTAACGGCAGGCCTGGCGCTATCGGTCTCGATTCTGTGTCAGGTGATCACCGCCATTGTGGCCCCGCTGATTGGCGGGCGAATGAAGGATCAGCGCGCGGTATTGATCAGTGTGATGCTGCTCACCCTCTGTGGTCTGGCGGGCTGCCTGTACGCCCCCATACAGAGCGTCTGGCTGTGGGTGGTGATTCTGGGGCTGGGCCAGGGCGGTACGTTCAGCATGGCGCTGACGCTACTGGCCCTTCGCGCGCCGGATGCCGACACCGCCGCCGAACTGTCCGGGATGGCGCAGGGGTTTGGTTACGTGCTGGCCGCCTTCGGCCCGCTGCTGGTCGGGCTTTTGCACGACTGGTCCGGCGGATGGGATGTGGTGGGCATTTTGCTGGGTCTGATCGGACTGAGCGCCATGATCGTGGCGTTGGGCGCCGGTCGAGACCGTCTGGTCAGGCAGCACGATACAACCTGATCAACTCGATCGCTGCCCTCCGGTATTCGGAACCTGGCTGTCCCATAAAAAACGCCCCGCTTGTGCGGGGCGTCAGACTTGATCATGACAGCGACAGAATCAGCTCAAACGCTGCATGTAATCGACGTAGCCGAAGGTTCTGACCGTTCGAATCTCGCGGCTGGTTTCATCGACCCGGCAGATCGAGGGCAGTCGAATGCCATTGAAGGTGGTGGTCTTGACCATGGTGTAGTGCGCCATGTCGGTAAAGACCAGCCGATCGCCGATGTTGAGTGGGGCATCGAAGGCGTAGTCACCGATGACGTCACCGGCCAGACAGGTCATGCCGCCCAGTCGATAGGTATACGCCTTCTCTCCCGGGTGTGCACCGCCGATGATCTCGGGGCGATACGGCATCTCCAGCACGTCCGGCATGTGGGCGGTGGCAGAGGTATCGAGAATCGCGATCGGTCCATTGTTGTCGATGATATCCAGTACGGTGGTCACCAGATAGCCGGTATTGAGCGCGATTGCCTCGCCCGGTTCCAGATAAACCTCCAGATGCGGATAGCGCTCGCGGAACTCACGAATCACGCGTACCAGCCGTGTTACGTCATAGTCTTCACGCGTGATGTGGTGTCCGCCGCCGAAGTTGACCCAGCGCATTTCACTCAGATACTGGCCGAACTTCTGCTCGAACGCCGCCAGCGTCTCTTCCAGCGCATCACTGTTTTGCTCACACAGGGTGTGAAAGTGAAGCCCTTCGAGACCCTCAAGGTCGCCCGGAGCAAGATCGCCTGCGCGGGTGCCCAGTCGTGAGCCGGCCGCACAGGGATCATAAAGCGCCACGGCGCCAGTGGAGTGTTCGGGATTGACCCGCAGCCCACAGGAGATGCGCCGCGGCGCTGCCGTGACCGTGTCGCGATGGCGCCGCCACTGACCTGGTGAGTTGAAGCTCAGGTGATCGGCGTAGCGCAGCACTTCCGCTATCTCGGCCTCGTTAAAGGCCGGCGAATAGACATGCACCTCGCCGCCAAAGGTCTCGGCACCCAGCCGCGCTTCATCCTGACCGCTGGCCGTGGTGCCTACCAGATACTCTCGCACCAGCGGAAAGCTGTCCCAAAGGGCAAAGCCCTTCAGGGCCAGCAGGATTTTCGCCCCGCTGTCCTTTTGCACCTGCCCAAGCCGCTCGAGATTGCGTCTGAGCAGCGCGTCATCAACCACATAGGCCGGCGACGGGCAGGCGTGGATGTCGAAGTCGATACGGTGATCGCTCATCAACGCTCAGCCCAGCGGGTCATGGTCGGGATCGAGCTCGATCATCTGCCAGGGCAGGCCCATGTCGCCGATGCGTTCCATGAAGGGGTTAGGATCGAGCTGCTCGACGTTGAAGACGCCGTCACCCTTCCAGAGCCCTTCCAGCATCAGCATGGCGCCGGTCACTGCCGGCACGCCGGTGGTAAAGGAGATCGCCTGGGACTGGACTTCCTCATAGCACTTCTCGTGGTCGCAGATGTTGTAGATGTACACCTTGCGACGCTTGCCATCCTTGATGCCATCGAGAATGACGCCGATGTTGGTCTTGCCCTTGGTGCGCGGGCCAAGCGATGCCGGGTCCGGCAGGACGGATTTCAGAAACTGCAGCGGCGAAATTTCACAGCCGTTGACGTTGATCGGCTCGATGCTGGTCATGCCGACATTTTCCAGCACCTTCAGATGCGTCAGATACTTCTCGGAGAAGGTCATCCAGAAGCGAATGCGCTCGATGCCCTTGATGTTCTGCGCCAGTGATTCCAGCTCTTCGTGATAGAGCAGGTACATGTCCTTTTCGCCGATGCCGTCGAAATCAAAGGTGCGCTTTTCCGCCAGCGGCGCGGTCTCGACCCAATCGCCCTTCTCCCAGTAGCGACCGTTCGCGGTGATTTCGCGAATGTTGATTTCCGGGTTGAAGTTGGTGGCAAACGGGTAGCCGTGATCGCCGCCGTTGGCATCGAGAATGTCGATGCGGTGGATCTCGTCGAACAGGTTCTTCTGACCATAGGCACAGTAGATGTTGGTCATGCCCGGGTCGAAGCCACAGCCGAGCGTGGCCATGTTGCCCGCGTTCACATAGCGGTCCTGGAAGGCCCACTGCTCCTTGTACTCGAACTTCGCCTCGTCGGGATGTTCGTAGTTGGCCGTGTCCAGATAGGGCACGCCGGTACGCAGGCAGGCTTCCATGATGGTCAGATCCTGATAGGGCAGTGCCACATGAATCAGGATATCCGGCTTGAAGGATTCAATCAGCGCGACCAGCGCTTCGACGTCGTCAGCGTCAACCTGAGCGGTCTGGATGGGGCGCGACAGCTGGTCGGCAATTGCCCTGCACTTTGCTTCGTTGCGACTGGCCAGACAGATCTCGCCAAATACTTCAGGGTGTTGTGCACACTTGTGGGTCACAACGCCACCGACGCCACCGGCGCCAATAATCAGGACTTTGCTCATGAATTCGATTCCAGATCGGGAAAAGTCAACAGTGAAGGTCTTATCGGTAGTGGGCAACTCATCTGTCAGGCAGATTCAGCGCACCCCGACCCGATGCCACCCCGGTCGTGGTCTCACCGGCCCGATGGGCACCATGGCGAGAAGGCGCCGATGATGGCCCCGCCGGCCGCCGGTCTCAAGTGTTTTTATATGAATATCTGACCATCATGGGTGTTTTTCTGGCTCATGACGAAAATTGTTCTGTCTTCGGTGGGTCGATCATGAGTGGTATTCAACAGGGATGCATCTCGAGCAAAATGGTTTTACCATACTGGGGTACAGTATATTGAGACGTTGCCATGCCGCATTCTCCCGCTGCCCAAAAGCGTGTTCTTGCCCGGGTGCGTCGCATTCGAGGTCAGTGCGAGGCGCTGGAGCGTCGGCTGGAAGCCGGCGCCGAGTGCGCGCCGGTTCTGCAACAGATCGCAGCCATGCGCGGTGCCATCAACGGCCTGATGTCGGAGATGATGGAAACCCACATTCGTGAGACCTTTGGCGATGCCGCTGCCAGCGATGAGGAGCGCACCGATCGCGTGGATGAGACGGCTTCCCTGATCCGTTCCTATCTGAAATAGCCTGTGGTGGTCCGGTTCCCGGGCCCTTCGCAATCTCAAGGAGAGTCACTTGAAATCACGTGCTGCTGTCGCCTTCGGGCCGGGTAAACCACTCGAAATCGTTGAAATTGACGTTGAACCGCCCCGCAAGGGCGAGGTACTGGTACGCATTACCCATACCGGTGTCTGCCATACCGATGCCTTCACGCTCTCCGGCGACGACCCGGAAGGCATTTTCCCGGCCGTACTGGGCCATGAGGGTGGTGGTATCGTCGAGGCCGTCGGTGAAGGCGTGACCAGCGTCAAGCCGGGCGATCATGTTATTCCGCTCTACACGGCCGAGTGCGGCGAATGCAAGTTCTGCCGTTCCGGCAAAACCAACCTGTGCTCGGCGGTTCGGGCCACTCAGGGCAAGGGCCTGATGCCGGACGGCACCACGCGCTTCTCCTACAATGGCGAGCCGATCTATCACTACATGGGCACCAGCACCTTCAGCGAGTACACCGTGGTGGCCGAGGTGTCGCTGGCCGTAGTCAACGAAGAGGCACCGCTGGAGAAGGTGTGCCTGCTGGGCTGCGGTGTGACCACCGGCATCGGTGCGGTGCACAATACGGCCAAGGTCAAGGAAGGCGATACGGTCGCCATCTTCGGTCTGGGCGGCATCGGTCTGGCCGCCATTCAGGGCGCGGTACAGGCGAAAGCCTCACGCATCATCGCCATCGACACCAACCCGAACAAGTTCGAGCTGGCAGAGTCCATGGGGGCGACCGACTTCGTCAACCCGAAGGATCATGATCGCCCGATTCAGGAAGTGATCGTCGAAATGACCGACGGCGGTGTGGATTTCAGCTTTGAATGCATCGGCAATGTCGATGTCATGCGCTCGGCGCTGGAGTGCTGCCACAAGGGCTGGGGCGAGAGCATCATCATTGGGGTGGCAGGCGCCGGTCAGGAGATCCGCACGCGCCCCTTCCAGCTGGTCACCGGCCGCGTCTGGAAAGGCTCCGCCTTTGGCGGCGTCAAGGGTCGCTC contains:
- a CDS encoding S-(hydroxymethyl)glutathione dehydrogenase/class III alcohol dehydrogenase, encoding MKSRAAVAFGPGKPLEIVEIDVEPPRKGEVLVRITHTGVCHTDAFTLSGDDPEGIFPAVLGHEGGGIVEAVGEGVTSVKPGDHVIPLYTAECGECKFCRSGKTNLCSAVRATQGKGLMPDGTTRFSYNGEPIYHYMGTSTFSEYTVVAEVSLAVVNEEAPLEKVCLLGCGVTTGIGAVHNTAKVKEGDTVAIFGLGGIGLAAIQGAVQAKASRIIAIDTNPNKFELAESMGATDFVNPKDHDRPIQEVIVEMTDGGVDFSFECIGNVDVMRSALECCHKGWGESIIIGVAGAGQEIRTRPFQLVTGRVWKGSAFGGVKGRSQLPGMVNDYLGGKIDLDPFVTHTMPLEQINEAFELMHEGKSIRTVIHY
- a CDS encoding metal/formaldehyde-sensitive transcriptional repressor, which produces MPHSPAAQKRVLARVRRIRGQCEALERRLEAGAECAPVLQQIAAMRGAINGLMSEMMETHIRETFGDAAASDEERTDRVDETASLIRSYLK
- a CDS encoding saccharopine dehydrogenase family protein; its protein translation is MSKVLIIGAGGVGGVVTHKCAQHPEVFGEICLASRNEAKCRAIADQLSRPIQTAQVDADDVEALVALIESFKPDILIHVALPYQDLTIMEACLRTGVPYLDTANYEHPDEAKFEYKEQWAFQDRYVNAGNMATLGCGFDPGMTNIYCAYGQKNLFDEIHRIDILDANGGDHGYPFATNFNPEINIREITANGRYWEKGDWVETAPLAEKRTFDFDGIGEKDMYLLYHEELESLAQNIKGIERIRFWMTFSEKYLTHLKVLENVGMTSIEPINVNGCEISPLQFLKSVLPDPASLGPRTKGKTNIGVILDGIKDGKRRKVYIYNICDHEKCYEEVQSQAISFTTGVPAVTGAMLMLEGLWKGDGVFNVEQLDPNPFMERIGDMGLPWQMIELDPDHDPLG